A window of the Cicer arietinum cultivar CDC Frontier isolate Library 1 chromosome 6, Cicar.CDCFrontier_v2.0, whole genome shotgun sequence genome harbors these coding sequences:
- the LOC101495691 gene encoding disease resistance protein RPV1 isoform X2: protein MQELVKIIECRRTMGHMVLPVFYGVDPSEVRHQTGDVGNVFRKLLNNYDENEYEAIEWKNALVEVGGIAGFVVLNHRNESEDIKDIVEKVTHLLDKTDLFVADNPVGVESRVLDIIQLLDTPLSNDVLILGMWGMGGIGKTTIAKAIYNKVGRDFEARSFLANIREVWEQEAGQMYLQEHLIYDIFKETTTKIQNIESGKSILKERLCHKRVLLVLDDVNKLDQLKALCGSRTWFGSGSRIIITTRDKHIIRGNRVNQVYNIKEMDERESIELFSWHAFKQASPTKDFAESSRNIVKYSGGLPLALEVLGSYLFDREVFEWKCVLEKLKRIPNDEVHKKLKISYDGLNDDTEKEIFLDIACFFIGMDRNDVIHILNGCGFFAEIGISILVERSLVTVDDKNKLGMHDLLRDMGREIIREKSPKELEKRCRLWFNEDVLDVLSEQTGTQAVEGVVLKLTPNAKCFSTKAFENMKKLRLLQLAGVQLDGDFKYLSRNLRWLCWNGFPLTCIPTKFDQGKLVSIELENSNIKLVWKEMQMMENLKILNLSHSRYLTKTPDFSNLPNLEKLVLKDCPRLSEISHTIGHLHKILMINLKDCISLRNLPRTIYTLKSLKTLILSGCLIVDELEEDLEQMESLTILLADNTAITKVPFSLLRSKTIGYISLCGYNGYSREVFPSIIRSWISPTNNLSSLVQTPAGMSSLVSLDASKSSSHSLSSISDVLTKVQSLLVECGSELQLSRDAILDALSATNSKELESIATTSQESAVKTSTLIECCGQVHISATKKSQKSLLIQMGTNCKAADILKESILQDLDSDYFASKGSSLFNYWQQKSANAK from the exons ATGCAAGAGTTGGTGAAAATAATCGAGTGTCGCAGAACTATGGGACACATGGTACTGCCTGTGTTCTACGGTGTAGATCCGTCGGAAGTTCGTCATCAGACGGGTGATGTTGGAAATGTTTTTCGAAAACTTTTgaataattatgatgaaaatgaGTATGAAGCGATTGAATGGAAAAATGCTCTTGTTGAGGTTGGTGGCATTGCAGGGTTTGTAGTCTTAAATCACAG AAACGAGAGTGAGGATATCAAGGACATTGTTGAAAAGGTTACACATTTGCTTGACAAGACAGACTTGTTCGTCGCTGATAATCCAGTGGGAGTTGAATCTCGAGTCCTAGATATAATACAACTACTAGACACCCCACTATCAAATGATGTTCTAATACTAGGGATGTGGGGTATGGGAGGCATTGGTAAAACAACCATTGCAAAAGCCATTTACAATAAAGTTGGCCGCGATTTTGAAGCTAGGAGCTTCCTTGCAAATATTAGGGAAGTTTGGGAGCAAGAGGCTGGACAAATGTATTTACAAGAACATCTTATATATGATATCTTCAAAGAAACCACAACCAAGATACAAAACATTGAATCAGGAAAATCTATATTAAAGGAAAGACTCTGCCATAAAAGAGTACTTCTTGTACTTGACGACGTGAATAAATTGGACCAACTGAAAGCTTTGTGTGGAAGTCGTACATGGTTTGGTTCAGGGAGTAGAATAATCATCACAACCAGAGATAAGCACATAATTAGAGGGAATAGAGTTAACCAAGTATACAATATAAAAGAAATGGATGAAAGAGAGTCTATTGAGCTTTTTAGTTGGCATGCATTCAAGCAAGCGAGTCCTACGAAAGATTTTGCCGAAAGTTCTAGAAATATAGTTAAGTATTCTGGGGGATTGCCACTAGCTCTAGAAGTCCTTGGGTCGTATTTGTTTGATAGGGAGGTATTTGAGTGGAAGTGTGTATTGGAGAAACTCAAAAGAATTCCCAATGATGAAGTGCATAAGAAGTTAAAAATAAGCTACGATGGTTTAAATGATGATACAGAGAAAGAAATATTCCTTGACATAGCTTGTTTCTTTATTGGGATGGACCGGAATGATGttattcatatattaaatgGCTGTGGATTTTTCGCAGAAATTGGAATAAGTATCCTTGTTGAGCGAAGTCTTGTAACTGTTGATGATAAGAACAAGCTCGGAATGCATGATTTGCTACGAGATATGGGAAGAGAAATCATTCGTGAGAAATCACCAAAGGAACTTGAGAAGCGTTGCAGGTTGTGGTTTAATGAGGATGTCTTGGATGTATTGTCAGAACAAACT GGAACACAAGCTGTTGAGGGAGTGGTTTTGAAGTTGACACCTAATGCCAAATGTTTTAGTACCAAAGCATTTGAGAACATGAAGAAACTCAGGTTGCTTCAACTTGCTGGTGTACAACTTGATGGAGATTTTAAATATCTTTCAAGAAATTTGAGATGGCTGTGTTGGAATGGATTTCCTTTAACATGCATACCTACAAAATTTGATCAAGGAAAATTAGTTTCCATTGAGTTAGAAAACAGCAATATCAAACTTGTGTGGAAAGAGATGCAG ATGATGGAGAATTTGAAAATTCTGAATCTTAGTCATTCTCGTTATCTGACAAAGACCCCCGACTTTTCAAACTTGCCCAATCTTGAAAAGCTAGTACTCAAAGATTGTCCAAGGCTGTCTGAGATTTCCCATACGATTGGACATCTCCATAAAATTCTCATGATAAATTTGAAAGATTGTATTAGTCTTCGTAACCTTCCACGAACCATCTATACGTTGAAGTCTCTGAAAACTCTTATTCTTTCTGGGTGTTTAATAGTTGACGAGTTGGAAGAGGACTTGGAACAAATGGAATCCTTAACCATTTTGCTCGCAGATAACACTGCAATAACAAAAGTGCCCTTTTCATTATTAAGGTCAAAAACCATTGGGTATATTTCTCTGTGTGGCTATAATGGATACTCACGTGAAGTATTTCCTTCTATCATTCGGTCTTGGATTTCACCAACAAATAATCTCTCATCCTTAGTTCAAACACCTGCTGGCATGTCATCTCTTGTTTCTTTAGATGCATCAAAAAGTAGTTCCCACAGTCTATCATCTATTTCTGATGTCCTTACAAAGGTTCAAAGCCTTTTGGTAGAGTGCGGCTCAGAACTTCAACTTTCACGAGATGCAATTTTAGATGCTTTAAGTGCAACAAATTCTAAGGAGTTGGAATCAATTGCAACTACATCACAAGAATCAGCTGTGAAAACTTCTACATTAATTGAATGTTGTGGTCAAGTGCACATTTCAGCAACTAAAAAATCCCAGAAGTCTCTTCTAATACAAATGGGAACGAATTGCAAAGCCGCCGATATTTTGAAAGAAAGCATCTTACAG GATCTCGATTCTGACTACTTTGCTTCTAAGGGCAGCTCTCTATTCAATTACTGGCAGCAGAAGTCAGCTAATGCCAAAT
- the LOC101497173 gene encoding uncharacterized protein produces MITLNPIFHRFFYPTNTTTTFSTILHHNNNNIRRRSCVFLCLCTNSNDSNSSSNSEPEGDVQSQELLAQIAMLQTQKVRLTDYLDERSEYLTQFGEEAKAEIDKIGEDALKGLDEASDRITANIESQMLAFEESNELNKKDIEESESKVMEIEGQMEVDRNEGLFFKNLGQKGPLFDKAKAKEEDEKMKDVITREKNERKTRKNVYLFFIGLLSYGMVGSINVSSLSDTDWKKVAVLGAILLALFSQFIYEQNKDNNMKDEQ; encoded by the exons atgATTACCCTCAATCCAATTTTTCACCGTTTCTTCTACCCAACAAACACCACCACCACATTTAGTACAATTCTtcatcacaacaacaacaacataagaAGAAGAAGTTGTGTTTTTCTATGTCTCTGCACAAACTCCAATGATTCTAATAGTAGTAGTAATTCAGAACCTGAAGGTGATGTTCAAAGTCAAGAACTATTGGCTCAAATTGCAATGCTTCAAACACAAAAAGTTCGACTTACTGATTATTTAGATGAGAGATCTGAATATTTGACACAATTTGGTGAAGAAGCTAAAGCTGAAATTGATAAGATTGGTGAAGATGCTCTTAAAGGTTTGGATGAAGCTAGTGACAGA ATAACAGCAAACATAGAGAGCCAGATGCTAGCATTTGAGGAATCAAATGAACTAAACAAAAAAGATATTGAAGAAAGTGAAAGCAAAGTAATGGAGATTGAAGGTCAAATGGAAGTCGATCGAAACGAAGGACTATTCTTCAAGAATTTAGGACAGAAAGGACCTTTGTTTGATAAAGCAAAAGCaaaggaagaagatgaaaagaTGAAAGATGTGATAACAAGagagaaaaatgaaagaaaaacaaGGAAAAATGTTTACTTATTCTTCATTGGACTTTTGAGTTATGGAATGGTTGGTTCTATTAATGTTTCATCATTAAGTGATACTGATTGGAAGAAAGTTGCTGTTCTTGGTGCTATTCTCTTGGCTTTGTTTTCTCAGTTCATTTATGAACAAAATAAAGATAACAATATGAAAGATGAACaatga
- the LOC101496847 gene encoding protein DEFECTIVE IN EXINE FORMATION 1 — MKPSSSTNLLLLLFLVLSSFVFSEDSKKNVFREREASDDALGYPEIDEDALVNSKCPMNLELRWQTEVSSSVYANPLIADINSDGKLDIVVPSFVHYLEVLEGTDGDKMPGWPAFHQSTVHSSPLLYDIDKDGVREIALATYNGEVLFFRVSGYMMSEKLVVPRRKVLKNWYVGLNNDPVDRTHPDVHDDQLVQEATIANSMSQMNGSRHELNSSAATSTESHPDTQSLSNPEPEKKINGSQSEENIKMPTTADNSSVSAGSMETVNADNKTSTGRRLLEDNNLKGAEQGGSESKDKEEIHVATVENDEGLEADADSSFEIFRNSDELADEYSYDYDDYVDESLWGDEEWTEVKHDKLEDYVNVDSHILCTPVIADIDNDGVSEMVVAVSYFFEHEYYDKQEHMKELGDIDIGKYVAGGIVVFNLDTKQVKWTVELDLSTDTANFRGYIYSSPTVVDLDGDGYLDILVGTSYGLFYVLDHHGKIREKFPLEMAEIQGAVVAADVNDDGKIELVTADTHGNVVVWTPKGDLIWEKHLKSLIPHAPTVGDIDGDGHTELVVPTISGKIHVLDGRDGSSIGRYPFITHGRVMNQVLLVDLSKHKEKKKGLTIVTTSFDGYLYLIDGPTGCADVVDIGETSYSMVLADNVDGGDDLDLIVSTMNGNVFCFSTPSPHHPLKAWRLPSQGRNNVANRYGREGIYVTHPSRAFRDEEGKSFWVEIEIVDNYRYPSGHQGPYHVTTSLFVPGNYQGERTIKQNQTYNQPGKHRIKLPTVGVRTTGTVLVEMVDKNGLYFSDEFSLTFHMHYYKLLKWLLVLPMLGMFGVLVILRPQGSVPLPSFSRNSD; from the exons ATGAAACCATCTTCTTCCACGAATCTTCTTCTTTTGCTCTTCCTTGTTCTCTCATCCTTCGTTTTCTCCGAGGATTCCAAGAAGAATGTTTTCCGGGAACGTGAAGCCTCCGATGATGCCTTAGGATACCCCGAAAT AGATGAGGATGCTTTGGTGAATTCAAAATGTCCTATGAATTTGGAGTTAAGATGGCAAACGGAAGTTAGTTCTAGCGTCTATGCAAACCCCTTGATTGCTGATATTAACAG TGATGGAAAGCTTGACATAGTGGTTCCTTCTTTTGTTCACTACCTTGAAGTTCTAGAAGGTACCGATGGGGACAAAATGCCAG GCTGGCCTGCTTTCCATCAATCAACTGTGCATTCTAGTCCTCTTCTATACGACATAGACAAAGATGGGGTGAGAGAAATAGCGTTGGCAACCTACAATGGTGAAGTGCTTTTCTTCAG agTTTCCGGCTATATGATGTCAGAAAAGCTTGTGGTCCCACGTAGGAAAGTGCTTAAAAATTGGTACGTGGGTTTGAATAATGATCCAGTGGACCGTACCCATCCAGATGTTCATGATGATCAACTTGTTCAAGAAGCTACTATTGCAAATTCTATGTCCC AAATGAATGGAAGCAGACATGAACTCAATTCTTCAGCTGCCACATCAACAGAAAGTCACCCTGACACACAAAGTCTGTCCAATCCAGAGcctgaaaagaaaataaatggaAGCCAATCAGAGGAGAATATTAAGATGCCAACAACTGCGGATAATTCCTCTGTGAGTGCTGGTTCTATGGAGACTGTTAATGCAGATAACAAAACCAGCACCGGGAGGCGTCTGCTGGAAGATAACAACTTAAAAGGAGCTGAACAAGGTGGTTCTGAATCCAAAGATAAGGAAGAGATTCATGTTGCAACTGTGGAAAATGATGAAGGCTTGGAAGCAGATGCTGATTCGTCTTTTGAGATATTTCGCAATAGCGATGAGCTGGCTGATGAGTACAGCTATGATTATGATGATTATGTTGATGAATCACTGTGGGGTGATGAAGAATGGACTGAAGTGAAACATGATAAATTAGAGGATTACGTGAATGTTGACTCACATATCTTGTGCACTCCT GTCATTGCAGATATTGACAACGATGGTGTATCGGAAATGGTTGTTGCTGTCTCTTATTTCTTTGAACATGA GTATTATGACAAGCAGGAGCATATGAAAGAACTGGGTGATATTGATATTGGGAAATATGTTGCTGGTGGTATTGTTGTTTTTAATCTGGATACAAAACAAGTTAAGTGGACTGTAGAACTTGATCTGAGTACAGATACAGCAAACTTCCGAGGGTACATATATTCTTCTCCAACTGTTGTAGATTTGGATGGTGATGGGTATCTGGACATTCTTGTTGGAACTTCTTATGGCCTATTTTACGTGTTAGATCATCATG GTAAAATTAGAGAAAAGTTCCCTCTTGAAATGGCCGAGATTCAAGGAGCTGTTGTTGCAGCTGATGTTAATGATGATGGAAAAATTGAGCTAGTTACTGCTGATACACATGGAAATGTTGTTGTATGGACACCCAAAGGAGATTTGATATGGGAAAAGCATCTGAAGAGTCTTATTCCACAT GCTCCAACTGTTGGCGATATTGACGGGGATGGCCATACGGAGCTTGTTGTGCCAACAATATCTGGGAAGATTCATGTTCTCGATGGCAGGGATGGATCATCTATTGGACGGTATCCGTTCATAACTCATGGAAGAGTGATGAATCAAGTTCTTCTAGTTGATTTAAGTAAACACAAGGAAAAAAAGAAGGGATTGACTATTGTTACCACTTCATTTGATGGTTATTTGTACCTCATTGATGGACCTACAGGCTGTGCTGATGTTGTTGATATTGGTGAAACTTC ATATAGCATGGTATTGGCAGACAATGTGGATGGTGGGGAtgatcttgatttgattgtctCAACAATGAATGGCAATGTCTTCTGCTTCTCAACTCCCTCTCCTCACCATCCCCTCAAG GCATGGAGATTGCCTAGCCAAGGAAGAAATAATGTTGCAAATCGGTACGGTCGTGAAGGCATCTACGTTACTCATCCTTCTAGGGCATTCCGTGATGAGGAAGGCAAGAGCTTTTGGGTGGAAATTGAGATTGTAGATAATTACAGATACCCATCTGGTCATCAAGGACCATACCATGTCACT ACATCCTTGTTTGTCCCTGGTAATTACCAAGGAGAAAGAACAATAAAACAGAACCAGACCTATAACCAACCTGGTAAACATCGAATTAAGCTACCAACTGTGGGAGTAAGGACTACAGGAACAGTTTTGGTTGAGATGGTTGACAAAAATGGGCTATACTTCTCTGATGAATTCTCCCTGACATTCCATATGCACTACTATAAATTGTTGAAGTGGCTTCTTGTTCTTCCGATGCTTGGGATGTTTGGCGTGCTTGTCATCCTTCGCCCACAAGGCTCAGTGCCATTGCCATCGTTTTCGAGGAACAGTGATTAG
- the LOC101495691 gene encoding disease resistance protein RPV1 isoform X3, translating into MQELVKIIECRRTMGHMVLPVFYGVDPSEVRHQTGDVGNVFRKLLNNYDENEYEAIEWKNALVEVGGIAGFVVLNHRNESEDIKDIVEKVTHLLDKTDLFVADNPVGVESRVLDIIQLLDTPLSNDVLILGMWGMGGIGKTTIAKAIYNKVGRDFEARSFLANIREVWEQEAGQMYLQEHLIYDIFKETTTKIQNIESGKSILKERLCHKRVLLVLDDVNKLDQLKALCGSRTWFGSGSRIIITTRDKHIIRGNRVNQVYNIKEMDERESIELFSWHAFKQASPTKDFAESSRNIVKYSGGLPLALEVLGSYLFDREVFEWKCVLEKLKRIPNDEVHKKLKISYDGLNDDTEKEIFLDIACFFIGMDRNDVIHILNGCGFFAEIGISILVERSLVTVDDKNKLGMHDLLRDMGREIIREKSPKELEKRCRLWFNEDVLDVLSEQTGTQAVEGVVLKLTPNAKCFSTKAFENMKKLRLLQLAGVQLDGDFKYLSRNLRWLCWNGFPLTCIPTKFDQGKLVSIELENSNIKLVWKEMQMMENLKILNLSHSRYLTKTPDFSNLPNLEKLVLKDCPRLSEISHTIGHLHKILMINLKDCISLRNLPRTIYTLKSLKTLILSGCLIVDELEEDLEQMESLTILLADNTAITKVPFSLLRSKTIGYISLCGYNGYSREVFPSIIRSWISPTNNLSSLVQTPAGMSSLVSLDASKSSSHSLSSISDVLTKVQSLLVECGSELQLSRDAILDALSATNSKELESIATTSQESAVKTSTLIECCGQVHISATKKSQKSLLIQMGTNCKAADILKESILQIGGYYCFYC; encoded by the exons ATGCAAGAGTTGGTGAAAATAATCGAGTGTCGCAGAACTATGGGACACATGGTACTGCCTGTGTTCTACGGTGTAGATCCGTCGGAAGTTCGTCATCAGACGGGTGATGTTGGAAATGTTTTTCGAAAACTTTTgaataattatgatgaaaatgaGTATGAAGCGATTGAATGGAAAAATGCTCTTGTTGAGGTTGGTGGCATTGCAGGGTTTGTAGTCTTAAATCACAG AAACGAGAGTGAGGATATCAAGGACATTGTTGAAAAGGTTACACATTTGCTTGACAAGACAGACTTGTTCGTCGCTGATAATCCAGTGGGAGTTGAATCTCGAGTCCTAGATATAATACAACTACTAGACACCCCACTATCAAATGATGTTCTAATACTAGGGATGTGGGGTATGGGAGGCATTGGTAAAACAACCATTGCAAAAGCCATTTACAATAAAGTTGGCCGCGATTTTGAAGCTAGGAGCTTCCTTGCAAATATTAGGGAAGTTTGGGAGCAAGAGGCTGGACAAATGTATTTACAAGAACATCTTATATATGATATCTTCAAAGAAACCACAACCAAGATACAAAACATTGAATCAGGAAAATCTATATTAAAGGAAAGACTCTGCCATAAAAGAGTACTTCTTGTACTTGACGACGTGAATAAATTGGACCAACTGAAAGCTTTGTGTGGAAGTCGTACATGGTTTGGTTCAGGGAGTAGAATAATCATCACAACCAGAGATAAGCACATAATTAGAGGGAATAGAGTTAACCAAGTATACAATATAAAAGAAATGGATGAAAGAGAGTCTATTGAGCTTTTTAGTTGGCATGCATTCAAGCAAGCGAGTCCTACGAAAGATTTTGCCGAAAGTTCTAGAAATATAGTTAAGTATTCTGGGGGATTGCCACTAGCTCTAGAAGTCCTTGGGTCGTATTTGTTTGATAGGGAGGTATTTGAGTGGAAGTGTGTATTGGAGAAACTCAAAAGAATTCCCAATGATGAAGTGCATAAGAAGTTAAAAATAAGCTACGATGGTTTAAATGATGATACAGAGAAAGAAATATTCCTTGACATAGCTTGTTTCTTTATTGGGATGGACCGGAATGATGttattcatatattaaatgGCTGTGGATTTTTCGCAGAAATTGGAATAAGTATCCTTGTTGAGCGAAGTCTTGTAACTGTTGATGATAAGAACAAGCTCGGAATGCATGATTTGCTACGAGATATGGGAAGAGAAATCATTCGTGAGAAATCACCAAAGGAACTTGAGAAGCGTTGCAGGTTGTGGTTTAATGAGGATGTCTTGGATGTATTGTCAGAACAAACT GGAACACAAGCTGTTGAGGGAGTGGTTTTGAAGTTGACACCTAATGCCAAATGTTTTAGTACCAAAGCATTTGAGAACATGAAGAAACTCAGGTTGCTTCAACTTGCTGGTGTACAACTTGATGGAGATTTTAAATATCTTTCAAGAAATTTGAGATGGCTGTGTTGGAATGGATTTCCTTTAACATGCATACCTACAAAATTTGATCAAGGAAAATTAGTTTCCATTGAGTTAGAAAACAGCAATATCAAACTTGTGTGGAAAGAGATGCAG ATGATGGAGAATTTGAAAATTCTGAATCTTAGTCATTCTCGTTATCTGACAAAGACCCCCGACTTTTCAAACTTGCCCAATCTTGAAAAGCTAGTACTCAAAGATTGTCCAAGGCTGTCTGAGATTTCCCATACGATTGGACATCTCCATAAAATTCTCATGATAAATTTGAAAGATTGTATTAGTCTTCGTAACCTTCCACGAACCATCTATACGTTGAAGTCTCTGAAAACTCTTATTCTTTCTGGGTGTTTAATAGTTGACGAGTTGGAAGAGGACTTGGAACAAATGGAATCCTTAACCATTTTGCTCGCAGATAACACTGCAATAACAAAAGTGCCCTTTTCATTATTAAGGTCAAAAACCATTGGGTATATTTCTCTGTGTGGCTATAATGGATACTCACGTGAAGTATTTCCTTCTATCATTCGGTCTTGGATTTCACCAACAAATAATCTCTCATCCTTAGTTCAAACACCTGCTGGCATGTCATCTCTTGTTTCTTTAGATGCATCAAAAAGTAGTTCCCACAGTCTATCATCTATTTCTGATGTCCTTACAAAGGTTCAAAGCCTTTTGGTAGAGTGCGGCTCAGAACTTCAACTTTCACGAGATGCAATTTTAGATGCTTTAAGTGCAACAAATTCTAAGGAGTTGGAATCAATTGCAACTACATCACAAGAATCAGCTGTGAAAACTTCTACATTAATTGAATGTTGTGGTCAAGTGCACATTTCAGCAACTAAAAAATCCCAGAAGTCTCTTCTAATACAAATGGGAACGAATTGCAAAGCCGCCGATATTTTGAAAGAAAGCATCTTACAG